One window of Eublepharis macularius isolate TG4126 chromosome 17, MPM_Emac_v1.0, whole genome shotgun sequence genomic DNA carries:
- the HSPB1 gene encoding heat shock protein beta-1 — protein MSERQVPFTFLRTPSWDPFRDWYRGSRLFEQSFGMPLIPEDWYKWPVGTSSWPGYIRPLASISPEPVAAGPIVTSPTANPAYNRALSRQLSSGISEIRQTSDTWKVALDVNHFAPEELVVKTKDGVVEITGKHEERQDEHGFISRCFTRKYTLPPGIEPAIVRSSLSPDGTLTVEAPLPKPAIQSAEIKIPVTFEAHAQIPPSEAKKPVEAAKK, from the exons ATGTCGGAACGCCAGGTGCCTTTCACCTTCCTGCGCACCCCCAGCTGGGATCCCTTCCGGGACTGGTATCGGGGCAGCCGCCTCTTTGAGCAGTCCTTTGGAATGCCTCTCATCCCTGAAGATTGGTACAAATGGCCTGTGGGGACCAGCAGCTGGCCGGGCTATATCCGCCCGCTGGCCAGCATCAGCCCCGAACCTGTAGCTGCTGGTCCCATTGTCACCTCACCGACTGCCAACCCAGCCTACAACCGGGCCCTGAGCCGCCAACTGAGCAGTGGCATTTCTGAGATTCGGCAAACTTCAGACACCTGGAAAGTGGCCTTGGATGTCAACCATTTCGCACCGGAGGAACTGGTGGTAAAGACCAAGGATGGGGTGGTGGAGATAActg GTAAGCATGAAGAAAGACAAGATGAGCATGGGTTCATTTCCAGATGTTTCACCAGAAAATACAC ACTTCCCCCTGGTATCGAACCTGCCATAGTCCGTTCGTCACTGTCCCCTGACGGCACACTGACAGTGGAAGCTCCATTGCCCAAACCAGCCATCCAGTCTGCAGAGATCAAGATTCCCGTCACCTTCGAGGCCCACGCCCAGATCCCGCCATCAGAGGCTAAGAAgcctgtggaagcagccaagaaATAA